In Chryseobacterium camelliae, one DNA window encodes the following:
- the era gene encoding GTPase Era, producing MHKAGFVNIVGKPNAGKSTLLNQLMGEKLAIVTQKAQTTRHRIFGIYNEEDLQIVFSDTPGVLDPKYGLQEKMMDFVKDSLQDADVFLFIVDVTDKAEPSEFLIEKLNKIPVPVLLLLNKVDQTDQEGLEKLVEEWHSRIPKAEILPISALNAFNTDIILPKLKSMLPENPPYYDKDQYTDKPERFFVNEAIREKILLNYEKEIPYSVEVVTEQFKEKEGIIFIDSIIYVERDTQKGIIIGHKGEAIKKVGTEARLDLEKFFNKKIHLNLFVKVKKDWRKNDRDLKNFGYR from the coding sequence ATGCACAAAGCAGGATTTGTAAATATAGTGGGTAAGCCCAATGCCGGAAAATCTACCTTGCTCAACCAGTTGATGGGGGAGAAACTGGCGATTGTTACGCAGAAGGCTCAGACCACAAGACACAGGATTTTCGGAATTTATAATGAAGAGGATCTGCAGATCGTATTTTCGGATACACCAGGAGTACTGGACCCGAAATACGGGCTTCAAGAAAAAATGATGGATTTTGTAAAGGATTCCCTGCAGGATGCGGATGTATTCTTATTTATCGTTGATGTTACAGATAAAGCAGAGCCTTCAGAATTCCTGATTGAAAAACTCAACAAGATTCCTGTACCTGTACTGCTCCTGCTTAATAAAGTGGATCAGACTGATCAGGAGGGTCTTGAAAAACTGGTTGAAGAATGGCACAGCAGGATTCCAAAAGCGGAAATTCTTCCTATATCTGCACTGAATGCTTTCAACACGGATATCATCCTTCCCAAGCTGAAATCCATGCTTCCTGAAAACCCGCCTTATTATGATAAAGACCAGTATACAGACAAGCCGGAAAGATTCTTCGTGAATGAAGCCATCCGTGAGAAAATCCTGCTGAATTATGAAAAAGAGATTCCTTATTCCGTAGAAGTGGTCACTGAGCAGTTCAAGGAAAAGGAGGGGATTATTTTCATCGATTCCATCATTTATGTGGAACGGGATACTCAGAAGGGGATCATCATTGGTCATAAAGGGGAAGCCATTAAGAAAGTGGGAACAGAAGCCCGACTGGACCTTGAAAAGTTCTTTAATAAAAAGATCCACCTGAACCTTTTTGTGAAAGTGAAAAAAGACTGGAGGAAAAACGACCGGGATCTGAAGAATTTCGGCTACAGGTAG
- a CDS encoding HAD family hydrolase encodes MMNSINTIAFDADDTLWVNEPYFQEAEIAFCELLEEYLPHDTVSKELLDTEIRNLHLYGYGVKGFMLSMVETATRISKGAAPLSMIDKIIAIGHDLLQKPVELLDGVAETLDQLKGKYRLVVATKGDLLDQERKLKKSGLQNYFHHIEIMSDKRNTDYQKLIRHLDCRPENFLMIGNSIKSDILPVLENGGYAAHIPYHITWAHEHHEHKPESERFMEFKNIREVLECL; translated from the coding sequence ATTATGAATTCTATCAATACCATCGCTTTTGATGCAGATGATACACTCTGGGTCAATGAGCCTTATTTTCAGGAAGCCGAAATTGCGTTCTGCGAACTTCTTGAAGAATACCTTCCTCACGATACCGTTTCTAAAGAACTGCTGGACACTGAAATCAGGAATCTTCACCTGTATGGATATGGGGTGAAAGGATTTATGCTGTCTATGGTGGAAACAGCGACCAGGATTTCAAAAGGAGCCGCTCCATTGTCGATGATAGATAAAATTATCGCCATTGGACACGACCTGCTGCAGAAACCTGTAGAACTTCTGGACGGAGTAGCTGAAACGCTGGACCAGCTGAAAGGGAAATACAGGCTGGTGGTAGCCACGAAGGGTGACCTGCTGGATCAGGAACGGAAGCTGAAAAAATCGGGATTGCAAAACTATTTCCACCATATTGAAATTATGAGTGATAAAAGAAATACAGACTACCAGAAGCTGATCAGGCATCTGGACTGCCGCCCGGAAAATTTTCTTATGATCGGGAATTCAATCAAGTCAGACATCCTTCCTGTCCTGGAAAATGGAGGATATGCAGCCCATATTCCCTATCATATCACCTGGGCACACGAGCATCATGAGCATAAGCCTGAATCGGAGCGATTTATGGAATTTAAAAACATCCGGGAGGTTTTGGAATGTCTTTAA
- a CDS encoding DoxX family protein gives MNSLNTANSNSVVKDIILLAVRVFIGFAMLSHGFPKLQMLIEGKTDFYNFLGMGPQVTLGLTVFAEFVCSILLILGLFSRIALGFQIFTMLIAGFVVHSADPFEKQEMSLVYLSIYLMLMVFGAGKFSVDHMIEKRKRASDW, from the coding sequence ATGAACTCTTTAAACACGGCAAACTCCAATTCAGTTGTAAAAGATATTATTTTATTGGCAGTGAGGGTATTTATCGGCTTTGCTATGCTCTCGCACGGATTTCCCAAGCTCCAGATGCTTATTGAAGGCAAAACAGATTTCTATAACTTCCTGGGAATGGGGCCGCAGGTTACTCTGGGCCTTACGGTGTTTGCTGAGTTTGTCTGCTCGATCCTGCTTATCCTGGGCCTGTTTTCCAGGATTGCTTTAGGGTTTCAGATCTTTACGATGCTGATTGCAGGGTTTGTGGTTCATTCAGCCGATCCTTTTGAAAAACAGGAAATGAGCTTGGTTTACCTCTCCATCTATCTGATGCTGATGGTATTCGGGGCCGGTAAGTTTTCAGTAGATCATATGATTGAAAAAAGAAAAAGAGCCAGTGACTGGTGA
- a CDS encoding sugar phosphate isomerase/epimerase family protein: protein MDIQFGASLLSWITPVWTPEAGKYAIEKTAHAGFDLIEILLPPSMDFNAAEVKKQLDSHHLNVVCSLNLPKEAHIAFYPERAEQLIKRAIDITAALESDLLGGVLHGGIGVFSGNPLTDQEAGIITEVWSHAADYAREKGVGIAIEPINRYESYVCNTAQNVLDLINAAGKDNLFVHLDTFHMNIEENNFYDPIMKAGDKLKHIHMTESHRGMLGEGTVNWDELFSALKAIDFKGNLVLENFSSSVPGMQQMVSLWQTSPYDADELAAGSLEFMKSNCL, encoded by the coding sequence ATGGACATACAATTCGGGGCTTCGCTGCTCTCATGGATCACACCGGTCTGGACGCCTGAAGCAGGAAAATACGCCATAGAAAAGACGGCACATGCAGGATTTGACCTGATTGAAATCCTGCTTCCCCCTTCTATGGATTTCAATGCGGCTGAAGTTAAAAAACAGCTCGACTCTCATCATTTAAATGTGGTCTGCTCCCTGAACCTGCCCAAAGAAGCCCATATTGCTTTTTATCCTGAGCGTGCTGAACAACTGATAAAAAGGGCCATCGATATTACGGCGGCACTCGAATCTGATCTGCTGGGTGGTGTGCTGCATGGAGGCATCGGTGTTTTTTCCGGAAATCCATTGACGGATCAGGAAGCTGGCATCATTACGGAAGTCTGGAGCCACGCAGCAGATTATGCCCGGGAAAAAGGCGTTGGAATCGCCATTGAACCCATTAACCGGTATGAGAGCTATGTCTGCAACACTGCGCAGAATGTCCTTGATCTGATCAATGCTGCAGGAAAAGACAACCTCTTTGTGCACCTTGATACATTTCATATGAATATTGAGGAGAATAATTTTTATGATCCCATCATGAAAGCAGGGGATAAGCTGAAGCATATCCATATGACAGAATCACATCGCGGAATGCTGGGGGAAGGCACCGTCAACTGGGATGAATTGTTCAGCGCACTGAAAGCCATTGATTTTAAAGGAAACCTGGTGCTCGAAAATTTTTCATCATCCGTTCCCGGAATGCAGCAGATGGTTTCCTTATGGCAAACATCTCCATATGATGCGGATGAGCTTGCCGCAGGAAGCCTGGAATTTATGAAATCGAACTGCCTTTAG
- a CDS encoding MATE family efflux transporter: MNFLNKNYTKECLTLALPVMLTQVGQVSVNLFDNIIVGQLLGADALASVSLGNAVFFSMFVLALGFSLAIPPLVSEAHSKHDHATINSVFSHGFVINLTVGILLMGVLLLGMPLLYHSGQPEKIIPGTVDFLTIMAISIVPFMAFQTLREVSEGLSYTIGVTKATIIANIINIVLNYIFIKGLFGLPPMGVRGSALAGLIARIFMVVFLYIVLLKEKKTQRYIKDFTLKLEVFSKKMFDRMVRLGLPTAMQMFFEVTAFAGAAFICGLISAHDIASHQIALSMASFTFNLCVGFSVASTVMIGRKLGEQNYVELRKVGINNLKIAFIFMCVCGITFILGRHILPTFFTKSEEVEVITLASKLMIIAALFQLSDGIQVTALGSLRGIQDVKIPSIYTFIAYWVITVPLGYFLCVTLDMGAFGMWIALGLGLTISAVMLVKRFLNMSEKKIRQAEGI, translated from the coding sequence ATGAACTTTTTAAATAAAAACTATACTAAAGAATGCTTAACCCTGGCACTTCCAGTTATGCTGACGCAGGTAGGACAGGTTTCGGTAAACCTGTTTGATAATATCATTGTCGGGCAATTGCTGGGCGCTGATGCACTGGCTTCCGTTTCATTGGGAAACGCAGTATTTTTCTCCATGTTTGTGCTTGCCCTGGGATTTTCTTTGGCCATCCCGCCTCTGGTATCTGAAGCGCACTCCAAGCATGACCACGCTACGATCAACTCGGTGTTCAGCCACGGATTTGTTATAAATCTAACCGTAGGAATTCTGCTTATGGGAGTATTGCTGTTGGGAATGCCCCTACTCTATCATTCGGGGCAGCCGGAAAAGATCATTCCGGGTACAGTGGACTTCCTTACGATTATGGCCATCAGCATCGTTCCTTTTATGGCGTTTCAGACGTTAAGGGAGGTATCTGAAGGATTGTCGTACACGATAGGCGTAACTAAGGCAACCATTATTGCCAACATCATCAATATTGTGCTGAACTATATTTTTATCAAAGGGCTTTTCGGACTTCCGCCAATGGGTGTACGGGGATCAGCGCTGGCCGGGCTGATCGCCAGGATTTTCATGGTGGTTTTCCTGTATATCGTACTTCTGAAAGAAAAGAAAACGCAGCGGTATATCAAAGATTTCACGCTGAAACTCGAAGTCTTTTCTAAAAAGATGTTTGACAGGATGGTGAGACTGGGGCTTCCTACTGCCATGCAGATGTTCTTTGAGGTAACGGCTTTTGCCGGAGCAGCCTTCATCTGCGGACTGATTTCCGCACATGATATTGCTTCCCACCAGATTGCCCTGAGCATGGCTTCTTTTACCTTTAATTTATGCGTTGGGTTCAGTGTCGCCTCTACCGTCATGATCGGTAGAAAACTTGGCGAACAGAATTATGTAGAACTAAGAAAAGTAGGCATTAATAACCTGAAAATCGCTTTTATTTTCATGTGTGTCTGCGGGATCACTTTTATTCTCGGACGGCACATTCTGCCGACCTTTTTTACAAAAAGCGAGGAAGTGGAAGTAATTACGTTGGCGTCCAAACTGATGATCATCGCAGCCCTGTTCCAGCTTTCAGACGGTATCCAGGTGACTGCACTGGGCTCATTGCGGGGCATTCAGGATGTTAAAATCCCGTCTATCTATACGTTCATTGCCTACTGGGTCATTACGGTTCCGCTCGGTTATTTTCTTTGTGTCACACTAGATATGGGAGCCTTCGGAATGTGGATCGCTCTGGGACTGGGCCTGACAATTTCTGCGGTGATGCTGGTAAAACGGTTCCTGAATATGTCTGAAAAGAAAATCAGGCAGGCGGAAGGAATTTAG
- a CDS encoding sigma-54-dependent transcriptional regulator, whose product MQKILIVEDEKAISGVLQSILSDELSGYEFTIAEDGLEGYKQIEKEDFALVISDIKMPKLSGTELLRQSLNLKPESTFIMISGHADIDSAVSCLREGAYDFISKPIDINRLITSVKNALAKETLKKENKNLQTENKTLKRKVSKKYQMIGESLALKKIQDMIEKVAASDARVLITGPNGAGKELVAHAIHSQSDRAKGPMIEVNCAAIPSELIESELFGHVKGSFTGAIKDKQGKFEQATGGTIFLDEIGDMSLIAQAKVLRALQESKVSPVGSDKEIKVDVRVLAATNKNMQTEIEAGRFREDLYHRLSVIEIYVPPLDDRKEDIRLLVEHFSGIIADEHGTAVKKFDDQAIDALKALSWTGNIRELRNVVERLIILGGNTVSADDVASFVRK is encoded by the coding sequence ATGCAAAAAATCCTTATCGTAGAAGACGAAAAAGCCATATCCGGAGTTCTCCAGAGTATTTTATCTGATGAGCTTAGCGGATATGAGTTTACAATTGCCGAAGATGGTCTTGAAGGCTATAAACAGATCGAAAAAGAAGACTTTGCGCTTGTTATTTCAGATATAAAAATGCCTAAACTTTCCGGGACTGAACTGCTGAGGCAAAGCCTGAACCTAAAACCTGAAAGTACTTTTATCATGATTTCCGGGCACGCGGATATAGATTCTGCAGTATCCTGCCTGAGAGAAGGAGCGTACGATTTTATCTCCAAGCCAATCGATATCAACCGATTGATCACCAGTGTTAAAAATGCCTTAGCTAAAGAAACGCTAAAGAAAGAGAATAAAAACCTACAGACCGAAAATAAGACCTTAAAAAGAAAAGTCAGCAAAAAATACCAGATGATCGGTGAATCTCTTGCATTGAAGAAGATTCAGGATATGATCGAAAAGGTAGCTGCTTCTGATGCAAGGGTACTGATTACAGGCCCTAACGGTGCCGGTAAGGAACTGGTAGCCCATGCTATCCACAGTCAAAGTGACCGTGCCAAAGGCCCAATGATTGAAGTAAACTGTGCGGCGATCCCTTCTGAACTGATCGAGTCTGAGCTTTTCGGACACGTGAAGGGTTCCTTTACAGGAGCGATCAAAGATAAGCAGGGGAAATTTGAACAGGCGACCGGAGGAACCATTTTCCTGGATGAGATTGGTGATATGAGCCTTATTGCACAGGCTAAAGTACTGAGAGCTTTGCAGGAAAGTAAAGTTTCGCCGGTAGGAAGCGATAAAGAGATTAAAGTAGATGTAAGGGTTCTTGCAGCTACCAACAAAAACATGCAGACGGAAATAGAAGCCGGAAGATTCCGTGAAGATTTATACCACAGATTATCTGTTATTGAAATCTATGTACCGCCATTGGACGACAGAAAAGAAGATATCAGATTGCTGGTGGAACATTTTTCCGGTATTATTGCTGATGAACATGGTACAGCTGTGAAAAAATTTGACGACCAGGCCATCGACGCACTTAAAGCATTGTCCTGGACCGGAAACATCAGAGAATTAAGAAACGTTGTGGAAAGATTGATCATCCTGGGCGGTAATACCGTTTCGGCAGACGATGTTGCAAGTTTTGTAAGAAAGTAA
- a CDS encoding YggS family pyridoxal phosphate-dependent enzyme, translating into MSIQENYHHIKNQLPEHVQLVAVSKTHPVSAISEVYDLGQRIFGENKVQELTEKHSELPQDIQWHLIGHLQTNKVKYIAGFIDTIQSVDSEKILKEINKEAAKHNRIIKVLLQVKIAEEDTKYGLTEDEARELFRQFLKGTFPNIDITGLMGMATFTDDKAQIRKEFMNLKTLFDDFSRDKVLETLSMGMSDDFPVAIECGANSVRVGSAIFGQRDYAS; encoded by the coding sequence ATGAGCATTCAGGAAAACTATCATCATATCAAAAATCAGCTTCCGGAGCATGTGCAGCTGGTTGCCGTTTCCAAAACCCATCCCGTTTCAGCCATCAGTGAGGTTTATGATCTCGGACAGAGAATATTTGGAGAGAATAAGGTTCAGGAGCTGACAGAAAAGCATTCTGAGCTTCCACAGGATATTCAATGGCATCTTATAGGCCATCTGCAGACCAACAAAGTTAAATATATTGCCGGTTTCATTGATACGATCCAAAGTGTCGATTCCGAAAAGATTCTAAAAGAAATTAATAAAGAAGCGGCCAAGCATAACCGCATCATAAAAGTGCTCTTGCAGGTAAAGATTGCCGAAGAAGACACCAAATATGGATTAACTGAGGATGAAGCACGGGAACTGTTCCGGCAGTTTCTGAAAGGGACATTTCCCAATATTGATATTACCGGACTCATGGGCATGGCAACATTTACAGATGATAAGGCACAGATCAGGAAAGAATTCATGAACCTTAAAACGCTTTTTGATGATTTCAGCCGAGATAAAGTATTGGAAACACTTTCTATGGGAATGAGTGATGACTTCCCTGTCGCAATAGAATGTGGTGCCAATTCGGTGAGGGTGGGCTCTGCGATTTTCGGGCAGCGGGATTATGCCTCATAG
- a CDS encoding alpha/beta hydrolase family protein, which produces MKIKLTICLLAFLNFYDAQESITYQKPSAEILKLADYERPPSVLMNSKKDWIVFTYRPTYKTLEDLSQQEMKLGGLRINPVTNISSTASYANNLKVRKLNDKTEIQVKNLPSNPKITYTSFSPDEKKMAFTNTTAKGVELWIVDLETATAKKITSDNLNANLGSPYVWNKDSQNLLIKMLPQNRPALIDASKDLPTGPIVSTSDGKVSQNRTYQDLLKNPQDEKNFEILTASEIYNVDLNGNTKKIKDQDMYTGLSYSPDGNYLMATTIKKPFSYIVPLSRFPMTTTVYDLNGNAVKVVNEIPLNEIMPKGFSSVRTGKRDMGWRSDMPATLVYTEALDGGDQSKSADFRDEIFTWEAPFNTAPKSFFKTRQRYEDVSWTNDHYAIVSEGWYDTRNTKSYLIDLNNGQSKVIDDRNYQDVYSDPGNFNTTKNQYGRYVVDMKGGKSYLIGAGFTKDGQHPFIDEMDMNSLKKKRLYTSNIKNAKEEIIDILNPSKGEILTIQQSASQYPNYFRKNIKSGKASAVTAFANPFESIKDVYKEVITYKRNDGVTLTGTLYLPANYDRKAKTEKLPLLIWAYPTEYKDKNTAGQNTQNPNDFTFPYYGSFVYWTTKGYAVLDDAAFPIIGEGKAEPNDTFIPQLVANAQAAIDAVDQLGYIDRKKVAVGGHSYGAFMTANLLTHSKLFACGIARSGAYNRTLTPFGFQSEQRNYWDVPEIYNTMSPFMNADKMKTPLLLVHGDADNNPGTFTLQTERYFQALKNLGAPVKMVLLPKEAHGYAAKENILHLLWEQDQFLEKCLKK; this is translated from the coding sequence ATGAAAATAAAATTAACCATCTGCCTTCTGGCTTTCCTTAACTTTTATGATGCCCAGGAAAGTATCACTTACCAGAAACCTTCGGCAGAAATCCTGAAACTTGCCGATTATGAACGCCCGCCAAGCGTGCTGATGAACAGTAAAAAAGACTGGATTGTTTTCACCTACCGCCCGACTTACAAAACACTGGAAGACCTTAGCCAGCAGGAAATGAAGCTCGGCGGATTAAGGATCAACCCGGTAACCAATATTTCAAGTACAGCCAGCTATGCCAACAATCTGAAAGTTAGAAAACTGAATGATAAAACGGAAATCCAGGTTAAAAATCTGCCATCCAATCCGAAGATCACCTATACTTCGTTCTCACCGGATGAAAAGAAGATGGCATTTACAAATACCACAGCCAAAGGAGTGGAACTCTGGATTGTAGATCTGGAAACGGCAACAGCAAAAAAAATCACTTCCGATAACCTGAATGCCAACCTGGGGAGCCCGTATGTATGGAATAAAGACTCCCAGAACCTGTTGATCAAAATGCTTCCGCAAAATAGACCCGCTCTGATAGATGCAAGCAAGGATCTTCCGACAGGCCCGATAGTTTCTACTTCCGATGGTAAAGTTTCCCAGAACAGAACCTACCAGGATCTTCTAAAAAACCCGCAGGATGAGAAAAATTTTGAAATCCTGACAGCTTCCGAGATTTACAATGTGGATCTCAACGGAAATACGAAAAAAATCAAAGATCAGGATATGTATACCGGACTGAGCTATTCGCCGGACGGGAATTACCTGATGGCCACCACCATTAAAAAACCGTTTTCCTATATTGTGCCTTTAAGCCGTTTCCCGATGACCACAACAGTCTATGATCTGAATGGAAATGCCGTAAAGGTTGTGAACGAAATCCCGCTGAATGAAATCATGCCGAAAGGATTCTCCTCCGTAAGAACCGGAAAAAGGGATATGGGATGGAGAAGCGACATGCCTGCCACCCTGGTGTATACTGAAGCCCTTGACGGTGGCGACCAGTCTAAGAGTGCGGATTTCAGGGACGAGATTTTCACCTGGGAGGCACCATTCAATACGGCCCCAAAATCATTTTTCAAAACCAGGCAGCGATATGAAGATGTAAGCTGGACGAACGATCATTACGCAATTGTTTCCGAAGGTTGGTATGATACCAGAAATACAAAATCCTACCTGATAGATCTGAACAATGGTCAGTCAAAAGTTATCGATGACCGCAATTATCAGGATGTATACAGCGACCCGGGAAATTTCAATACCACGAAGAACCAGTACGGGAGATATGTTGTGGATATGAAAGGCGGAAAATCATATCTGATCGGTGCGGGGTTCACTAAAGACGGCCAGCATCCGTTCATCGATGAAATGGACATGAACAGCCTGAAAAAGAAAAGGCTGTATACCTCGAATATCAAAAATGCCAAGGAAGAGATCATAGACATCCTGAATCCATCGAAAGGGGAAATCCTGACGATCCAGCAGTCAGCCAGCCAGTATCCGAATTATTTCAGGAAAAACATTAAGTCCGGAAAAGCATCAGCTGTAACGGCATTTGCCAATCCTTTTGAAAGCATTAAAGATGTGTATAAAGAGGTAATTACCTATAAAAGAAATGACGGCGTGACGCTAACAGGGACGCTTTACCTTCCTGCCAACTATGACAGAAAAGCGAAAACAGAAAAACTTCCGCTGCTGATCTGGGCATATCCTACCGAATATAAAGATAAAAACACGGCGGGACAGAATACCCAGAACCCCAATGACTTCACATTCCCGTATTACGGATCTTTCGTGTACTGGACTACAAAAGGATATGCAGTCCTGGATGATGCTGCGTTCCCGATCATCGGGGAAGGAAAGGCAGAGCCGAATGATACATTCATTCCACAGCTGGTAGCCAATGCCCAAGCTGCAATTGACGCGGTAGACCAGTTAGGGTACATCGACCGTAAAAAAGTTGCCGTGGGAGGCCATTCTTATGGTGCGTTCATGACCGCTAACCTTCTGACGCATTCCAAACTTTTTGCCTGCGGAATTGCCAGAAGCGGTGCCTACAACAGGACACTGACGCCATTCGGATTCCAGAGCGAGCAGAGGAATTACTGGGATGTGCCGGAAATTTATAATACGATGTCGCCGTTTATGAATGCCGATAAAATGAAAACACCTTTACTGCTGGTTCACGGGGATGCCGACAACAACCCGGGAACATTTACTTTGCAGACCGAAAGGTATTTCCAGGCCCTCAAAAACCTGGGTGCACCGGTAAAAATGGTGTTGTTACCAAAAGAAGCGCATGGTTATGCTGCCAAAGAAAATATCCTGCATCTGCTTTGGGAACAGGATCAGTTCTTGGAGAAATGCCTGAAGAAATAG
- a CDS encoding DUF72 domain-containing protein, with product MKKDHLYIGCSGFYNTDWKGVLYPADATNKDFLSLYSKTFNAVEINSTFYRKPTLKTLQKWADDTPDEFSFFIKIPKTITHVARLENCDNEIRDFCSHIYGGLKDKLAGFLYQFPPSFSNTPENMGLIIKTIDHNYLNAVEFRHESWWTDEVFKTMAAHKIVVSGVSFPGNLPEEVISNHPEVLYYRLHGKPVLYKSEYPETFLRNLADEIKLHNKKTFIFFNNTWGSAAIHNALYLKKITG from the coding sequence ATGAAGAAAGACCATCTTTATATTGGATGTTCAGGATTTTATAATACCGACTGGAAAGGGGTTTTATATCCTGCCGATGCTACGAACAAAGATTTTCTCAGCCTATATTCCAAGACGTTTAATGCCGTAGAAATCAATTCCACTTTTTACAGGAAACCTACTTTAAAAACGTTGCAGAAATGGGCAGATGACACACCGGATGAATTCAGCTTTTTCATCAAGATACCGAAAACCATAACCCATGTAGCACGTTTGGAAAACTGCGATAATGAGATCAGGGATTTTTGCAGCCATATTTACGGAGGCCTTAAGGATAAGCTGGCGGGATTTCTGTATCAGTTTCCTCCTTCCTTCAGTAATACCCCTGAAAATATGGGTTTAATCATAAAAACCATTGATCATAACTATCTGAATGCTGTTGAATTCCGGCACGAATCCTGGTGGACCGACGAAGTTTTTAAAACCATGGCAGCGCATAAGATTGTTGTTTCCGGAGTAAGCTTTCCAGGGAATCTGCCCGAAGAAGTTATCAGTAATCATCCCGAAGTGTTGTATTACCGGCTGCATGGCAAACCTGTGCTCTATAAATCCGAATATCCTGAAACGTTCCTCAGAAATCTGGCTGACGAAATCAAGTTGCACAATAAAAAGACGTTTATATTCTTCAACAACACCTGGGGAAGCGCGGCGATCCACAACGCACTGTATCTAAAAAAAATAACAGGATAG
- a CDS encoding GNAT family N-acetyltransferase: MNELMYRNAVPGDLPKIVEIYNSTIASRMVTADREPVSVESRVQWFHEHNTETRPLWIVEDAENNMLGWVSFSSFYGRPAYSGTVEVSIYMDENCRGKGYGKQILRYCIDKAGKFGVKTLLGFIFLHNEPSLKLFRHFGFEDWGVFPDVAVLDGVERTLVILGKRIG; this comes from the coding sequence ATGAATGAACTAATGTACAGGAATGCCGTTCCTGGTGACTTGCCGAAAATTGTTGAGATCTATAATTCTACCATCGCTTCCAGAATGGTTACGGCTGATAGGGAACCTGTATCGGTAGAGAGCAGGGTGCAGTGGTTTCATGAGCATAATACAGAAACACGGCCGCTCTGGATTGTGGAAGATGCGGAAAATAATATGCTGGGTTGGGTCAGCTTTTCTTCATTTTATGGCCGTCCGGCATACAGCGGGACTGTGGAAGTAAGCATCTATATGGATGAAAACTGCCGCGGGAAAGGATATGGAAAGCAAATACTTCGGTATTGCATTGATAAAGCAGGGAAATTTGGGGTGAAGACGCTGCTGGGATTTATTTTCCTGCATAACGAACCCAGTTTAAAGCTTTTCAGGCATTTCGGGTTTGAGGACTGGGGCGTATTTCCGGATGTGGCGGTACTGGATGGAGTAGAGCGTACACTGGTCATTTTAGGGAAGAGAATCGGATAA
- a CDS encoding Crp/Fnr family transcriptional regulator, which yields MLRTNQPFLDYMEGLYQNQAHKEHITLRSYDKGDRILTQHQESTKIMLIKSGITKCYFVEENDKEYIVEFLGKGEIIGEIEVIKNVSCLCSIEAMTEVSVYAMSIPYFQTLLKKDLTLNHFLLDVFAERIVNTSSRASYQQLHTTEHTLSQLLDLKSREMEISKEDMAAYLGITVRSLNRALKEIQDNSNAEKEAGEK from the coding sequence ATGCTGCGAACCAATCAACCGTTTTTAGATTATATGGAAGGGCTGTATCAGAATCAGGCTCATAAGGAACATATTACGCTGAGGTCTTACGACAAAGGGGACAGAATCCTCACCCAGCACCAGGAATCCACAAAGATTATGCTTATAAAGAGCGGGATTACCAAATGCTATTTTGTTGAAGAAAATGATAAGGAATATATTGTTGAGTTTTTAGGAAAAGGTGAAATCATCGGTGAAATCGAGGTCATTAAAAATGTTTCCTGCCTATGCAGTATCGAGGCTATGACCGAGGTTTCCGTCTACGCTATGTCGATACCGTATTTCCAGACTTTGCTGAAAAAGGATCTGACGCTGAATCATTTTCTGCTGGATGTTTTTGCCGAACGTATCGTCAATACATCAAGCAGAGCGTCTTATCAGCAGCTCCACACCACAGAACACACGCTTAGCCAGCTGCTTGATTTGAAATCCCGTGAAATGGAAATTTCCAAAGAAGATATGGCGGCTTACCTGGGGATCACCGTAAGGAGCCTGAACAGGGCCTTAAAAGAGATTCAGGATAACAGCAATGCTGAAAAGGAAGCTGGGGAAAAATAA